One genomic region from Xyrauchen texanus isolate HMW12.3.18 chromosome 4, RBS_HiC_50CHRs, whole genome shotgun sequence encodes:
- the eral1 gene encoding GTPase Era, mitochondrial produces the protein MTLLLCKTFLRRSLRFSTIRKLSAAPEHAPLYLRSGCSVFLPPALRNGLTHWTPARLVSSEAFLDILQKGRAVVSDESHHHVSVPSDSGHQFSLLLKDPDQPEKPKSLKVAIVGAPNAGKSTLTNQLLGRKLFAVSEKVHTTRSRAVGVLTENSTQIVLLDTPGLTTPIKAKRHQLEESLLVDPFESLQEADLVVVLVDVSDKWTRNKLDYEVLKCLALNPDVPAVLVLNKVDLLKKKMLLLDITAQLTEGVVNGEKIRIRSAVKPCKSLAAKPHSSYSKELNSESAEEKSLESKNRLSREQLKALRSCSGWPHFKDVFMLSAVDIEYVETLKKYLIECAKPRLWQYHSEVLTDQTPEDVCINTIREKLLEHLPQEVPYTMTQQIEIWKVCEDGALEISIKLYVKKDSHMKMVIGPGGQLISRINREAGIDLMNIFLRDVRLKISAKLKK, from the exons ATGACATTACTGCTTTGCAAGACGTTTTTACGGAGATCTCTGCGATTTTCGACAATCCGCAAACTGTCAGCAGCCCCAGAACATGCGCCACTGTATCTGCGTTCAG GTTGCTCCGTTTTTCTGCCTCCGGCATTAAGGAATGGTCTCACTCACTGGACTCCGGCCCGTTTGGTGTCTTCAGAAGCCTTTTTGGACATATTGCAGAAGGGGAGAGCTGTTGTGTCCGACGAGAGTCATCACCATGTCTCTGTCCCATCAGACAGTG GTCATCAATTTTCCTTATTGCTGAAGGATCCTGATCAACCCGAAAAGCCAAAATCCCTTAAAGTGGCAATAGTGGGTGCCCCGAATGCAGGGAAATCCACACTGACCAATCAGCTGCTGGGCAGAAAG CTTTTTGCCGTGTCAGAGAAAGTACACACAACGAGATCACGTGCTGTTGGGGTTCTGACAGAGAATAGCACACAAATT GTTCTGTTGGACACCCCTGGTCTCACTACCCCAATAAAGGCTAAAAG ACACCAGCTAGAGGAATCACTTTTGGTGGATCCCTTTGAGTCACTGCAAGAGGCTGATCTAG TGGTGGTATTAGTTGACGTCTCTGATAAATGGACCCGAAATAAGCTGGACTATGAGGTATTGAAGTGTCTGGCCCTAAATCCAGATGTCCCTGCTGTCCTTGTCCTTAATAAG GTGGACCTACTGAAGAAAAAAATGCTGCTGCTCGACATCACTGCACAGCTGACAGAGGGGGTAGTTAATGGAGAGAAGATCAGGATTCGGAGTGCGGTGAAACCGTGCAAGAGTTTAGCAGCCAAACCCCACAGCAGCTACAGCAAAGAACTGAATTCTGAGAGTGCAGAAGAAAAGTCTCTGGAGAGTAAAAACAGGCTGAGCAGAGAGCAGCTGAAGGCTTTGAGGAGCTGCAGCGGGTGGCCACATTTTAAGGACGTGTTCATGCTAAGTGCTGTCGACATTGAATATGTGGAAACATTAAAG aaatACCTGATTGAGTGTGCAAAGCCTCGCCTGTGGCAGTACCACAGTGAAGTGCTTACAGATCAGACTCCTGAGGATGTGTGCATCAACACTATAAGAGAGAAACTTCTTGAGCATCTCCCTCAGGAGGTGCCATACACGATGACCCAG CAAATTGAAATCTGGAAGGTGTGTGAGGATGGGGCACTCGAAATATCAATCAAACTATATgtaaagaaagacagtcatatg AAAATGGTTATTGGTCCTGGAGGTCAGTTAATATCCAGAATAAACCGGGAAGCTGGAATTGACCTAATGAACATTTTCTTGCGAGATGTGCGTCTAAAAATATCTGCGAAGTTGAAGAAGTGA